From Paraburkholderia hayleyella, a single genomic window includes:
- a CDS encoding DNA topoisomerase IV subunit B has product MSTKKPNAGYSEASIKVLKGLEPVKQRPGMYTRTENPLHIIQEVIDNASDEALGGYGRQITVTLHADQSVSVEDDGRGIPFGLHPEEGVPVVEIVFTRLHAGGKFDKAAGGAYTFSGGLHGVGVSVTNALSTRLDVTVWRDGKVAELGFAHGDVVRPLAMRAAARGEKKSGTRVTAWANPQYFDSPNLPLGELQRLLRSKAVLLPGVEVTLLNEKTGERQTWKYEDGLRGYLLEGMSGSELLIPLFEGERYADNTRSSDETFADGEGAAWVVAWSEEGPLMRESYVNLIPTPAGGTHESGLRDGLFQAVKSFVEMHNLQPKGVKLLAEDVFSRVSFVLSAKVLDPQFQGQIKERLNSRDAVKLVSSFARPALELWLNQHVEQGKKLADLVIKQAQARTRAGQKVEKRKSSGVAVLPGKLTDCESTDIKRNELFLVEGDSAGGSAKMCRDKSFQAILPLRGKVLNTWETERDRLFANNEVHDISVAIGVDPHNPDDAVDLSNLRYGKICILSDADVDGSHIQVLLLTLFFRHFPRLIELGHVHVARPPLFRVDAPARGKKPVQKLYALDEGELEAILDKLRKDGVRETQWAISRFKGLGEMNATQLWDTTMNPDTRRLSPVALGELDYDTTVARMTMLMGKGEAASRRSWLEEKGNDVEADI; this is encoded by the coding sequence GAAGTCATCGACAACGCATCGGACGAAGCACTCGGCGGCTACGGACGGCAGATCACCGTCACGCTGCACGCGGACCAGTCGGTGTCGGTCGAAGATGATGGCCGTGGCATTCCGTTTGGGTTGCATCCCGAAGAAGGCGTGCCGGTCGTCGAAATCGTGTTTACGCGTCTGCACGCAGGCGGCAAGTTCGACAAGGCCGCGGGCGGCGCCTATACGTTTTCGGGCGGATTGCATGGCGTCGGCGTTTCAGTGACCAATGCGCTGTCCACGCGTCTCGATGTGACTGTCTGGCGTGACGGCAAGGTGGCGGAACTGGGCTTTGCCCATGGCGATGTGGTGCGTCCGCTGGCCATGCGGGCGGCTGCCCGGGGCGAGAAAAAATCCGGCACCCGGGTGACGGCGTGGGCCAATCCGCAATATTTCGATTCGCCGAACTTGCCGCTGGGCGAGTTGCAACGCCTGCTGCGCTCGAAGGCCGTGTTGTTGCCTGGCGTTGAAGTCACACTGCTCAACGAGAAAACCGGCGAGCGGCAAACGTGGAAATACGAAGACGGCTTGCGCGGTTATCTGCTGGAAGGCATGTCGGGCAGCGAGCTACTCATTCCGTTATTCGAAGGCGAGCGCTATGCCGATAACACGCGCTCGAGCGACGAGACCTTCGCGGATGGCGAGGGCGCTGCATGGGTGGTTGCGTGGAGCGAGGAGGGGCCGCTGATGCGCGAATCCTATGTCAACCTGATTCCCACGCCTGCTGGCGGCACGCACGAATCCGGTTTGCGCGATGGCCTGTTTCAGGCGGTGAAAAGCTTTGTGGAGATGCACAATCTGCAACCCAAGGGCGTGAAATTGCTGGCTGAAGACGTGTTCTCACGGGTCTCGTTCGTGCTCTCGGCGAAAGTGCTGGACCCGCAGTTTCAGGGGCAAATCAAGGAGCGGCTCAATAGCCGCGATGCGGTCAAGCTGGTTTCGTCGTTTGCCCGGCCCGCGCTGGAACTGTGGTTGAACCAGCATGTCGAGCAGGGCAAAAAGCTCGCTGATCTGGTAATCAAACAGGCCCAGGCGCGCACCCGGGCGGGGCAAAAAGTCGAAAAGCGCAAAAGTTCCGGCGTGGCCGTGCTGCCAGGCAAGCTGACCGATTGCGAATCGACCGATATCAAACGCAATGAACTCTTTCTGGTCGAGGGCGATTCGGCGGGCGGTTCCGCCAAGATGTGCCGCGACAAGTCATTCCAGGCGATCTTGCCGCTGCGCGGCAAGGTGCTCAACACCTGGGAAACCGAGCGTGACCGGCTGTTTGCCAATAACGAAGTCCATGACATCTCGGTGGCGATTGGTGTCGATCCCCACAATCCGGACGATGCGGTCGATCTCTCTAACCTGCGCTACGGCAAGATTTGCATTTTGTCCGATGCGGATGTGGATGGTTCACACATCCAGGTGTTGCTGCTCACGCTTTTCTTCCGCCACTTTCCACGGTTGATCGAACTCGGTCATGTACACGTTGCGCGGCCACCGCTGTTTCGGGTGGATGCGCCAGCACGGGGCAAAAAGCCCGTGCAAAAACTCTACGCGCTCGATGAAGGTGAACTGGAAGCCATACTCGACAAGCTGCGCAAGGACGGTGTGCGGGAAACGCAATGGGCGATCAGCCGCTTCAAAGGGCTTGGTGAAATGAACGCCACCCAGCTTTGGGATACGACGATGAACCCCGACACGCGCCGGCTTTCGCCGGTCGCCTTGGGCGAGCTCGATTACGACACGACCGTGGCCCGCATGACGATGCTGATGGGTAAGGGTGAGGCCGCTTCCCGCCGAAGCTGGCTCGAGGAAAAAGGCAACGACGTCGAAGCGGATATCTGA
- the parC gene encoding DNA topoisomerase IV subunit A has translation MDTTTPDFFSEPETPESEVLTLGNYAERAYLDYAVSVVKGRALPDVCDGQKPVQRRLLFAMNEMGLSDNAKPVKSARVVGDVLGKYHPHGDQSAYDALVRLAQDFSLRYPLIDGQGNFGSRDGDGAAAMRYTEARLTPIAKLLLDEIGQGTVDLMPNYDGSFQEPRLLPGRLPFVLLNGASGIAVGLATEIPSHNLREVAAAAVALIRNPKLTHAELMQFMPGPDFPGGGQIISSEAEISAAYETGRGSFKVRARWKIEELARGQWQLVITELPPNTSGQRVLEEIEEQTNPKIKAGKKTLTPEQTEGKQAMLALLDAVRDESGKDAPVRLVFEPKSSRIDQTEFINSLLVHTGLESNASLNLVVVGADGRPCQKGLLEILQEWIGFRVMTVTRRTRHRLGKVNDRIHILQGRMIVFLNIDEVIRIIRESDEPKSALMSRFELSERQADDILEIRLRQLARLEKIRLEKELAELNEEKGRLEELLGSDSALKRLLIKEIEGDAKQYGDARRTLIQPEKRAVFEARVVDEPVTVVVSQKGWVRALKGHGLDPAGFTFKAGDGLYAAFQCRTPDTLIAWGSKGRVYSVAVTLLPGGRGDGVPLTSLIELESGTHLLHYYAAAAEQPLLLASSNGFGFVAKVADMVSRVKAGKAFMTIDADATPLTPMPMLPGASAVACLSGSGRLLVFGLDEIKMLSGGGRGVTLMALDEGEPLQQALTISQAGVVLMGTGRGGKAAEETLSGVTLAPHLGKRARRGRIPETKLKVTGLRPVLG, from the coding sequence ATGGATACAACAACGCCTGATTTTTTCAGCGAGCCTGAGACGCCCGAGAGTGAGGTGCTGACGCTTGGCAATTATGCTGAGCGGGCGTATCTCGATTACGCCGTGAGCGTTGTCAAGGGCCGCGCGCTGCCGGACGTGTGCGATGGCCAGAAACCGGTCCAGCGCCGCCTGCTTTTCGCAATGAACGAGATGGGCTTGAGCGATAACGCCAAACCGGTCAAATCAGCGCGCGTGGTGGGTGACGTGCTGGGTAAATATCATCCGCATGGCGATCAGTCGGCCTATGACGCGCTGGTGCGTTTGGCGCAGGATTTTTCGCTGCGCTATCCACTGATCGACGGCCAGGGCAATTTCGGCTCGCGCGATGGCGATGGCGCGGCGGCCATGCGCTACACCGAAGCGCGGCTGACACCGATTGCCAAGCTGCTGCTCGATGAGATCGGCCAGGGTACGGTCGATCTCATGCCAAATTACGATGGCTCGTTTCAGGAGCCCCGGCTGTTGCCGGGCCGGTTGCCGTTTGTGTTGCTCAATGGCGCGTCCGGGATCGCGGTCGGGCTTGCCACGGAGATTCCATCGCACAACTTGCGCGAAGTGGCTGCTGCCGCCGTGGCGCTGATCCGCAATCCGAAGCTGACGCACGCGGAATTGATGCAGTTCATGCCTGGCCCGGATTTCCCGGGTGGCGGGCAGATTATTTCAAGCGAAGCGGAAATCTCCGCGGCCTATGAAACGGGCCGTGGCAGCTTCAAGGTCCGGGCACGCTGGAAAATCGAAGAACTGGCGCGCGGTCAATGGCAACTGGTGATCACGGAGTTGCCACCGAACACTTCAGGCCAGCGAGTGCTTGAAGAAATCGAAGAGCAGACCAATCCAAAGATCAAGGCGGGCAAGAAAACCCTGACGCCCGAGCAGACGGAAGGCAAGCAGGCGATGCTCGCGCTGCTGGATGCGGTGCGCGACGAGTCTGGCAAGGATGCGCCCGTGCGCCTTGTCTTTGAACCCAAGTCGAGCCGGATCGACCAGACCGAGTTCATCAATTCGTTGCTGGTGCATACCGGGCTTGAATCGAATGCCTCGCTTAATCTGGTCGTGGTGGGGGCGGATGGCCGGCCGTGCCAGAAGGGGCTGCTTGAGATTCTGCAGGAGTGGATCGGCTTTCGCGTGATGACGGTGACGCGCCGCACGCGGCACCGGCTGGGGAAGGTCAACGACCGGATCCATATTCTGCAGGGACGGATGATCGTCTTTCTGAATATTGACGAAGTGATCCGCATCATTCGTGAATCGGATGAACCGAAGTCCGCCTTGATGAGCCGTTTTGAGCTGTCGGAGCGGCAGGCTGACGATATTCTGGAAATCCGGCTGCGCCAGTTGGCTCGCCTCGAAAAAATCCGGCTTGAAAAAGAACTGGCTGAACTCAACGAAGAAAAAGGCCGTCTCGAAGAACTGCTCGGCAGCGATAGCGCGCTAAAACGCTTGCTCATCAAGGAGATCGAAGGCGATGCCAAACAGTATGGCGATGCACGCCGCACCTTGATCCAGCCAGAAAAACGCGCGGTGTTCGAAGCCCGGGTCGTTGATGAACCGGTGACCGTCGTGGTCTCGCAAAAAGGCTGGGTGCGTGCGCTCAAGGGCCACGGGTTAGACCCGGCGGGTTTTACGTTCAAGGCGGGCGATGGGCTGTATGCGGCGTTTCAGTGCCGCACGCCCGATACGCTGATCGCGTGGGGCAGCAAGGGACGGGTTTATTCGGTGGCGGTGACGCTGCTGCCTGGCGGGCGCGGCGATGGCGTGCCGCTGACCTCGCTGATCGAGCTGGAGAGCGGCACGCATTTGCTGCATTACTACGCGGCGGCGGCGGAGCAGCCGCTCTTGCTGGCGTCGAGCAATGGCTTTGGCTTTGTGGCGAAAGTGGCCGATATGGTGAGCCGGGTCAAGGCAGGTAAGGCTTTTATGACGATTGACGCCGACGCCACGCCACTCACGCCGATGCCGATGCTGCCCGGTGCCAGCGCGGTGGCTTGTCTGTCGGGTAGCGGACGCTTGCTGGTATTTGGTCTCGATGAAATCAAAATGCTGTCGGGTGGCGGGCGAGGTGTGACGTTGATGGCGCTCGACGAGGGTGAGCCGTTGCAACAGGCGCTGACGATTAGTCAGGCGGGGGTGGTGCTGATGGGGACGGGACGCGGTGGCAAGGCGGCCGAGGAAACCTTGAGCGGCGTGACGTTAGCGCCGCACCTCGGCAAGCGGGCACGGCGTGGCCGGATACCCGAGACGAAGCTGAAGGTGACGGGTTTGCGACCGGTGCTGGGTTGA